A window of the Pogona vitticeps strain Pit_001003342236 chromosome 4, PviZW2.1, whole genome shotgun sequence genome harbors these coding sequences:
- the TCEA1 gene encoding transcription elongation factor A protein 1 isoform X1: MSTEDEIIRIAKKMDKMVQKKNAAGALDLLKELKNMPMTLELLQSTRIGMSVNAIRKQSTDEDVTSLAKSLIKSWKKLLDGPSNDKDSEEKKKETASSSQNSPEAREESSSSSNSNNRKEEVSAPSETLISSFPRAPSTSDSVRMKCREMLAAALRTGDDYIAIGADEEELGSQIEEAIFQELKNTDMKYKNRVRSRIANLKDTKNPNLRKNVLCGNIPPDSFAKMTAEEMASDELKEMRKNLTKEAIREHQMAKTGGTQTDLFTCGKCKKKNCTYTQVQTRSADEPMTTFVVCNECGNRWKFC; encoded by the exons ATGAGCACCGAAGACGAGATCATTCGCATTGCGAAGAAGATGGACAAGATGGTGCAAAAGAAGAACGCG GCTGGGGCTCTTGATTTACTCAAGGAACTCAAGAATATGCCCATGACTCTGGAGTTGCTGCAG TCTACAAGAATTGGGATGTCAGTGAATGCAATACGGAAGCAAAGCACAGACGAAGATGTTACATCTTTAGCAAAGTCTCTCATTAAATCATGGAAGAAATTATTAG ATGGACCATCAAATGATAAAGActctgaggaaaagaaaaaagaaacagcttCTTCATCACAAAATAGTCCTGAAGCAAGGGAGGAAAG CAGTTCCAGTAGCAACTCAAACAATAGAAAAGAAGAAGTTAGTGCTCCATCAGAAACATTGATCTCTTCTTTTCCTCGAGCTCCAAGCACATCTGATTCTGTACGTATGAAATGTAGAGAAATGTTGGCAGCAGCTCTCAGAACAGGAG ATGATTACATTGCTATTGGTGCCGATGAAGAAGAGCTGGGATCTCAGATTGAAGAGG CTATATTTCAGGAGCTAAAAAACACTGACATGAAATACAAAAACAGAGTGCGCAGCAGAATAGCAAATCTTAAAGACACAAAGAATCCTAATCTGAGAAAAAATGTATTATGTGGGAATATTCCTCCAGATAGTTTTGCTAAAATGACAGCAGAG gagatggcaagtgATGAACtgaaagaaatgaggaaaaatcTTACCAAAGAAGCTATAAGGGAACATCAAATGGCTAAAACGGGAGGAACCCAGACTGATCTATTTACATGTGGCAAATGCAAGAAGAAGAATTGTACTTACACACAG gTTCAAACTCGAAGTGCTGATGAACCTATGACAACATTTGTTGTGTGTAATGAATGTGGGAACAGATGGAAG tTCTGCTAG
- the TCEA1 gene encoding transcription elongation factor A protein 1 isoform X3, giving the protein MSTRIGMSVNAIRKQSTDEDVTSLAKSLIKSWKKLLDGPSNDKDSEEKKKETASSSQNSPEAREESSSSSNSNNRKEEVSAPSETLISSFPRAPSTSDSVRMKCREMLAAALRTGDDYIAIGADEEELGSQIEEAIFQELKNTDMKYKNRVRSRIANLKDTKNPNLRKNVLCGNIPPDSFAKMTAEEMASDELKEMRKNLTKEAIREHQMAKTGGTQTDLFTCGKCKKKNCTYTQVQTRSADEPMTTFVVCNECGNRWKFC; this is encoded by the exons atg TCTACAAGAATTGGGATGTCAGTGAATGCAATACGGAAGCAAAGCACAGACGAAGATGTTACATCTTTAGCAAAGTCTCTCATTAAATCATGGAAGAAATTATTAG ATGGACCATCAAATGATAAAGActctgaggaaaagaaaaaagaaacagcttCTTCATCACAAAATAGTCCTGAAGCAAGGGAGGAAAG CAGTTCCAGTAGCAACTCAAACAATAGAAAAGAAGAAGTTAGTGCTCCATCAGAAACATTGATCTCTTCTTTTCCTCGAGCTCCAAGCACATCTGATTCTGTACGTATGAAATGTAGAGAAATGTTGGCAGCAGCTCTCAGAACAGGAG ATGATTACATTGCTATTGGTGCCGATGAAGAAGAGCTGGGATCTCAGATTGAAGAGG CTATATTTCAGGAGCTAAAAAACACTGACATGAAATACAAAAACAGAGTGCGCAGCAGAATAGCAAATCTTAAAGACACAAAGAATCCTAATCTGAGAAAAAATGTATTATGTGGGAATATTCCTCCAGATAGTTTTGCTAAAATGACAGCAGAG gagatggcaagtgATGAACtgaaagaaatgaggaaaaatcTTACCAAAGAAGCTATAAGGGAACATCAAATGGCTAAAACGGGAGGAACCCAGACTGATCTATTTACATGTGGCAAATGCAAGAAGAAGAATTGTACTTACACACAG gTTCAAACTCGAAGTGCTGATGAACCTATGACAACATTTGTTGTGTGTAATGAATGTGGGAACAGATGGAAG tTCTGCTAG
- the TCEA1 gene encoding transcription elongation factor A protein 1 isoform X2, with product MPMTLELLQSTRIGMSVNAIRKQSTDEDVTSLAKSLIKSWKKLLDGPSNDKDSEEKKKETASSSQNSPEAREESSSSSNSNNRKEEVSAPSETLISSFPRAPSTSDSVRMKCREMLAAALRTGDDYIAIGADEEELGSQIEEAIFQELKNTDMKYKNRVRSRIANLKDTKNPNLRKNVLCGNIPPDSFAKMTAEEMASDELKEMRKNLTKEAIREHQMAKTGGTQTDLFTCGKCKKKNCTYTQVQTRSADEPMTTFVVCNECGNRWKFC from the exons ATGCCCATGACTCTGGAGTTGCTGCAG TCTACAAGAATTGGGATGTCAGTGAATGCAATACGGAAGCAAAGCACAGACGAAGATGTTACATCTTTAGCAAAGTCTCTCATTAAATCATGGAAGAAATTATTAG ATGGACCATCAAATGATAAAGActctgaggaaaagaaaaaagaaacagcttCTTCATCACAAAATAGTCCTGAAGCAAGGGAGGAAAG CAGTTCCAGTAGCAACTCAAACAATAGAAAAGAAGAAGTTAGTGCTCCATCAGAAACATTGATCTCTTCTTTTCCTCGAGCTCCAAGCACATCTGATTCTGTACGTATGAAATGTAGAGAAATGTTGGCAGCAGCTCTCAGAACAGGAG ATGATTACATTGCTATTGGTGCCGATGAAGAAGAGCTGGGATCTCAGATTGAAGAGG CTATATTTCAGGAGCTAAAAAACACTGACATGAAATACAAAAACAGAGTGCGCAGCAGAATAGCAAATCTTAAAGACACAAAGAATCCTAATCTGAGAAAAAATGTATTATGTGGGAATATTCCTCCAGATAGTTTTGCTAAAATGACAGCAGAG gagatggcaagtgATGAACtgaaagaaatgaggaaaaatcTTACCAAAGAAGCTATAAGGGAACATCAAATGGCTAAAACGGGAGGAACCCAGACTGATCTATTTACATGTGGCAAATGCAAGAAGAAGAATTGTACTTACACACAG gTTCAAACTCGAAGTGCTGATGAACCTATGACAACATTTGTTGTGTGTAATGAATGTGGGAACAGATGGAAG tTCTGCTAG